The Alosa alosa isolate M-15738 ecotype Scorff River chromosome 8, AALO_Geno_1.1, whole genome shotgun sequence genome contains the following window.
tcgtttactactttaactttaaaatctagtggaaactagatggcagaagtatgtaggccaatccgcccaccagctttttctactttgccacctacagagtttgacaggtacgatatttgtaaacgccatgttatttcccatagacatttcacgaccggaagttgggtggacacggatgtttcggaggcgggacttattccggagaggTCTATGGAGCAATGCCctgaccgaacttcccgacctcaaatgttgtgggcgggactaagttcggaatgacACCCAGGCTAATAAAGAATGGCACTGAAATGGCTTTTAAACTGAATGTTGGGCTGGATCCTGAACTTTTCTCATCAATACTTCTTCTGCAGTCTCTGCATCTCCATCAAGGACGGACagtgatgtctctctctcctgcctcctgCACACCCATAAGGGCTGTGAAAAACGGTCTTTTACTGACAAGATTCATCGGAGCTGGATAGATGAGAAAGGTTCTCCACTGCAAGAATCTGCTGACCGCCAGATCCAAAACACATCTGCCTGTCACACCACACTCAAAGAGTCGCACCTTCACCAAAGGGAGAAGACATGGAGTTGCCAACTGACCACCAGATGGAGATGGCTTAAAATTGTAGCCACCTATACAATGTTAGGTAAATGAGTAAAGCTTGCCAACTGATAAGACACTGGAATAAGGTTGTAGCCATCTACACCTTGGTAAATAAGTATGGCTTACTTTTAAGTTCATTCTGCCGGTTTTGGAAATATTTCCTCAAGGTTGCAGCTCTGAGGGACTGAGCAAAGTGCTGAAAAGGTTTCATGTAGAGTATGGATTAAGCTCTCTATTTCATGAAGATAATTGATTAAGCTCTCTTTAGTATGTTGAATTTGAATGAATTActtactctgtgattaattaatctaaattaatcgcatatataatttttgctgtgaaagtattttaaaaattcaaatgaatcattaaataatcagcattagtgacattaaagttaaaaaataatgtattattactttcactgttcaaataatggccataataatctatgatatgacctaatatgcttaggaaataaattcaaaagtgcctcgggaagaagtttttttttaacatacaaggcatttcaggccacagatataacctaggggacacaatgaaaataaattaacactcccctcaatgtcaacactatttctttgcattgatgtgcaacTTTCGAGTTgacgaactccggtgatatgcaaattccttgctgcagacattgtaggactttattttaatcaacactttatttttatcaacaccatcaggccgttttttaaaagtaaatgttcccatcaatgatctaggcagcacattttcttctctctccttcattttacagtctaatggttactgactagaacggctcggggtcaaaggtcatacggaatcgattaatctgccctatttttttttttaatcagttattttttctcattttgacagccctagtctgAATCTCTTACATTACATTGCCTCTTCATCATAATGATCCAGATCCAGATCCAACCGGAAGATCCCCGGGACTCATGATGGAATCTGACGAAATGGGAAAAGCAAAGAAGGGGAAATCCAGTGCATCTTTAGGTACAGTCACGTTTCTTAGTTTTCACCGTCCTGCCGGCGGAACCATTACCCACCTACCCCCATTGTATTGTTATGTACAGTAGCATAGTCatattatacaccatttgacagcttggactcttgggatacattacattacaatctTTTTCATGTTAAATGTGTACTGCCCCTTTGGTGCCCCTCTAGCCCTTGTGTATATCCTCATTAATATGTAGATGTAGCATGATATTGGGTCTTGTAATGTCCACAAGAACCCATAGAAATGGAATATCCATGTTGTTTCATCCAATATAAGTTGTAGTCCATCTTAtaccaattgaattgaaaaagaAATGGCAAAGAGTTATACTTTTGTGtaattccatatttagtgtagtcgtTCCATATTAAAGcccctgacatacaatcaaAATGCAAGCATGTAATTTCAGAATGTTACCTCATTTGAGAAACAAGATTATGCTTCTATACAAAGGCATTCATATGCAGTAAGCCTTTGATTGTCAGTGATTTGATATACATAGTCTTTGATGCATTTTGGGCAACCAAAAGTCACATGGGGAGTTTCCacagggcattttacaaaacgcatgagcatacctttgCAAATAATGGTCACCAATACTCAtaatttcattctatattgatctacttttacacacagcttcacaagacctggtgctagggctcagttgtgtttctaagttgTATCAAGTGacttagagggctgaaatgtggtcagttcagagatgcttatAATTCtgcagaaagaaaaaagcaaTATTGTAGCCTGAATAACTCTGTGTCAGTGCATGACACAGTTATTATGATTGTTTCCCAAGATGTAGTGTCTTAGCTTTCCAAAGAGGCCAAGCATTTGATTATAGGCCAAACTAGGTGGGAACAGTGCCCTCAGAAGCAGGCgctgtgcaatttcaggcaaaaacttaaTTGAAATTGGTATTGAGAGCCAAGCTGTTCATTTTGAAAGCAAACCTGTGAATGTAACATTCAGACATGTATGGCCTACTGTAGATCTCCTGAATTCTAATGGGTTATCTCAGTTATAGCAACTCTCAACTTGGTCACAGTGTGGTTTGTTTTAAGATTATTGACTCATGTTCAAGCTAGTTAAAAGAATTGTGACTTTTATCTTCTTGTTTCTAAACGGTCTATTTTCTGTTTTGAAGTGTCTGCATTTACTTgagttcctcttctctctctgtgtgtgtgtgtgtgtgtgtgtgtcacagagatCCCTATTAGACTTACTATCTTCTTCATTCTGCTGATTCTGCCTGTGGTCATTGGGATTGTTCATGTggtgaaaagaaagagacaaaatGTTAAGAATGACTACAAATTAAGCTGTCAGTAAAGATGGCTATtcatattaaaggagaattccggtgtgatattgacctgacgagtaagaatgaacaggtatgataagggatcagattccaaaaataattcagtggaaatgcatggattccagtttcttccagtagcagcaactggaatccatgcatttccactgaattatttttagaatctgatcccttatcatacctgttcattcttactcatcgccgaatttatcgcggactaaattcaagatggctgcaaacgctaaacttcgcggaagatactgtctgtataaatcgccttgtaagtaaactaccagtgctttttcaaagttctcaatgtctcgtttttaaatgtcagggccctcgaagtctaccaatgaagtgtggagatacattgagcctcgtaaatggtgtaaaacagtgatttatttgcatggctagcccgatgccgaagcaccaccattgaaaaagctgttggtagcatcgtctaactagcgccagattttggagtgcaggggacaagccgagatgggctatgagacatacgttcacactcggtttcatgtttcaacacactttaggtcaatatcacaccggaattctcctttaaggcaaTTGGTGGATGACGCATGTGTAAAACGGCTCTCCTTTAATGTACTTTGGCTTTAATGTTATCATGGTTGATAACCTTAATAATGACCTCATGCATTTTTTGTAACATTATTCTTACACAGAGCCTCTTGAAGATACTGAACTTCAAGATTTGAAATAACACCAAACCCCTTCccttatataatataattttctTGAGATTTAAAAGCAAGATTTTTAAATTATATACTTACACGTGGTACATTAAAGCTACAGTGTGTAGGATTTAAGGCCATCTAGAAATGGAATACAGTATTCAAAATGATGTTTTTAGTGtattattacatacatacatacaagactTGTGTTTTTGTCAGCTTAGGCTTAAAATGAGCCCATTATATCTAAAGTCCATGTGCATATTGTGCCACCATCTTGTTACTAGTCTATATTACTATGTAAGTCAACAAGAATAGTTAATAGTGTTTGGCTTTATTATCTTGTTGATTTGTGTTGTCTCACtactttttaaactttttttggcCTTCCTTGTCTGtatctattttatttattcatttgtccTTTTATTTAATATACTGTATCCTAAGACTTGTTCCTATGTCTCagggatattgtgtgtgtgtaaaaagaatGCTAAAGATGAGCATGCAGTATGTGCAGCATCAGGTTGGCATCAGTTGGAGGAAGCCTTTTAATAAGTTTGGGTGGCTTTTTGCTGGGACTGTAGCGAGTGTTATGCATCGACTTGGCCTTTTAAGTTCAGATGGCTAGGGATAACCCTACTGTAGGCCAGTGCTTGGTGAACCTAATGCCACTCAAAGTGACGACCTAAAATATACTAAAAGACGGAGTTCTTTGTCACATTGTATGGGCAGAAGAAGGCCTAGTCGATGAATAACACTACCAGATCTACAGTCCCAGCAAAAAGCTACCCGAACTTAAAAGGCTTACTCAAACTGATGCCAACTTGATGCTGCACATACTGCGTGCTCATCTCCAGGTCATGTTGTAGACTGCAGGTCAGAGAGAGGCCAGAGACATCACTAAATTTGGGTGGGAGGTTGCTAATGGAGGTGCGGTCATGCCCGCTCTTGCCATCCAGGCAGTGTCTCCAGTTAATCTGCTTGATGTCAccagctgtagctgcagcaaatTGACGGCTTGCAGCAAAGGAAACCGCAGCTGCCATGCTGTGAGTTGCACTGACTACTGCAAGTGTGAAGGGGGTGAGGTGCGCTGCTGCAACCCATTCACAATACATACAGATAAAGACCAAGAAGATGATGAGACTGAAGGGAATGAGGAGACAAATGAGGAAGATAGTGAACGCTATTGAGTGTGTGCGTACTGTAAATAGTTATTTTacagcgtgtgcgtgtgtgcatgctctataccagtggtccccaaactttttcttccgagggccagctcactatgcctgacTCTAatagagggccagagactcggagtatattagtaaccataaatagctatGAACAAcatagtgctgtgaacaacagcagtctaccttagttgaatattccattacatttaatcataggctactgcaatttaataccattgttagctgtgtttatattgcaatcatgctatatcagtgtaaaatgtagctcaaatgaaataatactaataaaaaatagcattcccaaaagtattagcagggagtcccaaaagtgtattttattcaaaatgtgtgaactgtgaactctgtgtctttgcacacacagctcaagttgtgaacaagcaatatcctacaaataatttgaagttcccaaactatgagagttttatgaagtgctggcaaaaacatctgaaatgactactttcactcacctgatgagaactttgtgaatttgtatgaacatttgaacgagtgaataaaatatagaaaaaaatatcccagcaagtcccagaaatatgacttgaatagaagttagttagttattaacaattaattgataaacttgtagaatactttgagcactgatgcagtcagcataggcctcttacattgtttgcaggtaggtctacatttcattccgttttcgatggcaaacgcgaaacagcgccaaaacaaccaccagtggacaaaaatagtattacatgtgtactgttaagactcgctatagagaatgaatgggggaaattacggaggttatagtttgacgatgtcgtactcccatgcgggccagatgctatataccacggacatgttttggggggccacccaaaatgaagtggcgggccgtagtttggggaccactgctctatACAGTTCTTgtagttattgtgtgtgtatgtgtgcatgctgtaTGCAGTtctgtcttcttttttttcttctcatctTAACTTATGTAATCAATTgagaaagtttcatggtgatatctatTATTTACATGTTTTACCCAATTCACTTAGTGTCTCACCTTAATTATCTTATTATGCAAATTGACCAAAGTGCAACTTTTAGCAACTAAGTTGGCCTATAGATTTCTGCAATACAACTTTAGGGTACTCGACATTTCTGGGTTCAAGAAAATGCAACTACAGTAGACTATGAGCATACAGTAGGGCTAGGCCTAATGCTAGCACCCAGATGCAACCTTCACAGTGCGCATGCGCAAGGAAACCACTTGGTGTAGAAACCAGGACTGACATAACACCGCCGGTACTGCTATGGTACTGAATCGCTGGTGGCCAGCCAGTAGCGAGTTGTGACAGCGAGGGCATACTGATTGTAGCAGGTAAGTTAACGTAGGCTACATATTGCTATgctgttgttatttattttctgtttttaataCGTCAGGCCGTGTTTGTAATTAGAAAGTAGGACTCTGCTTCTTCATGTACAGTGAACTAACGCTAGCTACCTTGGTTAGCTTCTTTGCTAGGCCAAACAGGAGTTTGGTAACGTGACATTGCAAGTTAACGTCAGTGTCATCAAGGAACGATTTATATAATGCACCTAACTTTAGGCTATGTTAAGTTATTACAACTTAGTTAACATTGGTTCATTTGTAGGTGTCTGTTACAAACGTGTACCATTTACTGTTGTAGTAATGGGCATCTTTTTACTGAATGGAAGATTGCATGTCTGCGGGCACAAGTGTAGCCAATGAGATATGTCTTAAGAGTATGTGGGTGTGTTATTAATGTTGAGAGATACAATGTGAAATGCCGTACAGTGGCAGAGTCAGGTGTGTGGTTGTGCAACAGGTAAAATGTAATGGTGACTAAGCACAAGCGAAGACTTTTCCCTTACTAATGCACATTATGCGTCACACTACTCGATGTATTTGTATTAGCCATGTCAAGCAGTCCTGCACTACTCATGCGGCTGATGGCCTCGGCCTACTCAGTGGCCGAGAAATCTGGAGCCATCGCAAGGAGAGTGATGCAGAGCGGAGACCTGGGCATAGTTGAAAAGGTGGGAAAGAAACTACATGTAGATGTGGAATCAATGTCTTTTCCACAATCAAACTACATATCTATTCATTGTGACACTATGTAACATGTGAGGCTAAAATGACATTAGTGACACTTTCTCATGTGTAGACAGGAGCCAATGATCTGCAGACTGCAGCCGATAGGCTGGTCCAAAAGAGCATTTGCGCTTCATTGTCCCACAGCTTTCCAAAGCTCACCATCATTGGAGAAGAGGTATCCGTCTCAGTGTCCTTATTTCTTAATTCAAAGATTTATTAAATGGACCTGTagctcaggtgtgtgtatgtgtgaccaTGCTGTTTGCCTAACTGCAGGACCTGCCCGTAGAGACAGTAGAGGAGGACCTGATGGAGACCAAACAAGCGGAGGAGGTCTTGCTGAAGCCCTGCCCACCAGAGTACAGCAgtctgaaggaggaggaggtgaggaggacaAAGTCTACTCTCGGAAATTGTCTGATGGCTTAGACATTACACTGTGAAGCAGACATATCAGGATTAGAGGGTTTGGCTGGGGAAATATTTTGTCCATCCATACCTGAGAAAGTAATCAACTAAAGTAttactgtatacagtacatgttccCACAGCTGACACTTGTCATTAATCCAATTTCACAGTGTGAGAAATAACTGTAGACCGACCACCCTAACTGTACATTATTGTACACCCACCGTTGACATGACATACTTAGAACACTTGCATAGTTTATTGGTTGTTCAGTTTGGTTGATCAGCGTTTTCATTTGTGCGTTTGCCTGTTGAAAGCTTGTCGTGTGGGTTGATCCACTTGATGGCACCAAGGAATACACAGAAggtaagatatatatatatataagataatgtttttcatgCAGCTTACATTCATTTCAGTTCAAATCTCAAATTAGCTGACTTTCAGTAATGCTTACAGCATCTGATTTATCACACTTGCTCTGTAGTGTCTTGGTTTATTTCCATGGTTGATTCTTTAGTTGAATGATACCACTGACCTAAGAGAGTAACAGAATTAAATGCACCCACTGACCTGTAACAGTTATAGATCGGTATGCACCATACAGACCTTGGGACTGGTAAAAAGTGCCGCTTTTATCAGTGGGCTTTAAAGctagtggtggtgtggtgtgatggtgCTGATTTATTTATAGCTGTCTCATTTCCACTTTGCCTTAAACCCCTCTGCGTATTGTAACCATGTGCTTCCACACTGTCTCCCTCCTttctgctctctccatctcacctgctttatttctttcttcattttctttctcGTTCTTCCTGTGCTGTTTTTGCTGTAGCCGCGAGTTAACTGTTCAGCTCCACTCACAGACAGAAGGTCGACTCAGGCTCCGAGCGTCAGCTGTTGGCCACCGCACTCCGTAGGCTCAGGATGGAAGGGTGGGGCAGTGGGGGGTTACTGGGATGATTCAGGTGCAGAGAGATCAGGAAGTCAGAGACACTTGAGGAAAGTCACTTATCTTTGAATCAGCTAGCACTTAAAGTGATGACTGATGAGGCATTTTGCTAAGCTAATACACCTTGTAACTGTGTGTAATGCTTTTGGGGTACAGGAAGGATACGGATTACTGTGCGGTCTTGTGTGAACAGATTATGTTGATGTTTCGATTCAGGGCTGCTTGACCATGTTACAGTATTGATTGGAATCGCATATGGTGGCAAAGCCATAGCAGGAGTTATCAACCAGCCCTTCTTCAACTACCAGGTATGAGATTTCATGGAGTTGGCATTCTTATCAACCTTTCCTGTCTTTAACACCAACAGCTAACAAAACCATTAATGTACTGTTCAGTTCAAGGAAATGAATTAGATCtgtaagagtaaaaaaaaaacactggctcAGATCAACCACCACCTTCACAGGGCCTTGGTTGT
Protein-coding sequences here:
- the LOC125299753 gene encoding uncharacterized protein LOC125299753 isoform X4, with amino-acid sequence MEKVARLERKKKRDNATWTDEQEEASWHVHADDALLTADEPEENMVPQEAYNSLNNAVMVVDKKTSQIFCITTLLFTALHVQGVRGYWIRDSSPQGERFDVMTYGRVRTDNTKRAERMSPNHCCSLGIANVTAEDAGEYYCGPGGGEISLSILDISASPSRTDSDVSLSCLLHTHKGCEKRSFTDKIHRSWIDEKGSPLQESADRQIQNTSACHTTLKESHLHQREKTWSCQLTTRWRWLKIVATYTMLDPDPTGRSPGLMMESDEMGKAKKGKSSASLEIPIRLTIFFILLILPVVIGIVHVVKRKRQNVKNDYKLSCQ
- the bpnt1 gene encoding 3'(2'),5'-bisphosphate nucleotidase 1 isoform X2, coding for MSSSPALLMRLMASAYSVAEKSGAIARRVMQSGDLGIVEKTGANDLQTAADRLVQKSICASLSHSFPKLTIIGEEDLPVETVEEDLMETKQAEEVLLKPCPPEYSSLKEEELVVWVDPLDGTKEYTEGLLDHVTVLIGIAYGGKAIAGVINQPFFNYQLGSGAVLGRTMWGVLGLGAFGFQLQEVPDGQRIVTTTRSHSNKLVTDCVAAMEPHSVIKVGGAGNKIVQLVEGKASAYVFASPGCKKWDTCGPEAILQAVGGKLTDMHGNAYCYDANVKHMNSAGVLATLRNHEYYLSRVPQSVKQALS
- the bpnt1 gene encoding 3'(2'),5'-bisphosphate nucleotidase 1 isoform X1, which encodes MSSSPALLMRLMASAYSVAEKSGAIARRVMQSGDLGIVEKTGANDLQTAADRLVQKSICASLSHSFPKLTIIGEEDLPVETVEEDLMETKQAEEVLLKPCPPEYSSLKEEELVVWVDPLDGTKEYTEGGYWDDSGLLDHVTVLIGIAYGGKAIAGVINQPFFNYQLGSGAVLGRTMWGVLGLGAFGFQLQEVPDGQRIVTTTRSHSNKLVTDCVAAMEPHSVIKVGGAGNKIVQLVEGKASAYVFASPGCKKWDTCGPEAILQAVGGKLTDMHGNAYCYDANVKHMNSAGVLATLRNHEYYLSRVPQSVKQALS
- the LOC125299753 gene encoding uncharacterized protein LOC125299753 isoform X3 — encoded protein: MMLCRFSRDCTEYNIPSAPPLQPVKPLYSNAVMVVDKKTSQIFCITTLLFTALHVQGVRGYWIRDRYVAAGGHESLPCADMCMSDCLKTIWTYSSPQGERFDVMTYGRVRTDNTKRAERMSPNHCCSLGIANVTAEDAGEYYCGPGGGEISLSILDISASPSRTDSDVSLSCLLHTHKGCEKRSFTDKIHRSWIDEKGSPLQESADRQIQNTSACHTTLKESHLHQREKTWSCQLTTRWRWLKIVATYTMLDPDPTGRSPGLMMESDEMGKAKKGKSSASLEIPIRLTIFFILLILPVVIGIVHVVKRKRQNVKNDYKLSCQ